In the Lascolabacillus massiliensis genome, one interval contains:
- a CDS encoding SusC/RagA family TonB-linked outer membrane protein codes for MKKCKQLGYRSFVTLILSFFALTISAQTVTVSGNITDDTGFEVIGATVIVEGDATRGTVTDIDGNYTLTDVPASGNLQISYVGMRTQVVPVNGRTTIDIVLATDTELLDEVVVVGYGTQKKVNVTGSVSAIDSKSLESRPVQNVSQALQGVIPGLNLTQSSGVGGTLDSQMSINIRGAGTIGSGSNSSPLILIDGVEGNINAINPADIESISVLKDAASSSIYGARAAFGVILVTTKSGKSGKPSISYQANIRFSDANQVPKMLDSYRFAQYFNEAARNSGQGAIFSEEALQNILDYQAYQNGTFTGELTDRNRDAVMYGTTAGSNNRWLLYGGANANTDWFAEMYRDWVPSQEHNMSVSGGSDKITYLISGNFLDLNGLIRHGKDNFNRYSINGKISAELADWVTLNYSSRWVREEYSRPSYMTGLFFHNIARRWPTNPVIDPNGHYHEGNEILQMRDGGVDKSEKDYLYQQLQFVFEPVKDWYIRAEGNYNTINRFNHWDVLPIYGYDTNNQPFAAPWQGGDAGKSNIYEGATKDNFASVNVYSDYTFSLADAHTFTVMGGTNIDLMKTRNLGGSKQDLITPLVPTLNTATNPTPSISGGYGHWANLGFFSRLNYNYKEKYLFEANVRRDGSSRFVGDKRWGTFPSFSVGWNMAHEDFFAPLADKISMFKLRASWGQLGNMNTSSWYPFFLSMPVSSSAGNWLVDGRKPNISSAPGIVSSLMTWETIQSWNLGLDWNSLNGRFTGAFDVFNRTTKDMIGPAPELSSILGTGVPRVNNADMESYGWELEVNWRDMIQDFSYGVKLVLSDDQQRITRYPNDTYSLSTWYNGRMNGEIWGYTTEGIAKSDAEMQAHLENNRPVWGSNWAAGDVMYKDLNGDGVVNNGANTLDDHGDMTIIGNSIPRYKFGVTLDAAWKGIDLRVFFQGVGKRDYMLGGPYFWGASGGMWQSTAFEEHWDFFRDEDNPLGANLDAYYPRPLFSGEGKNQYTQTRYLQNAAYLRLKNIQLGYTLPSSIVNKAGMQNVRFYISGDNLLTLSEITGVFDPELLGGDWGNGKLYPLSKVISVGLNINF; via the coding sequence ATGAAAAAATGCAAACAATTAGGCTACAGAAGCTTTGTTACTCTTATTTTGAGCTTCTTCGCCTTAACAATCTCTGCACAAACAGTTACCGTGAGTGGTAATATTACCGATGATACCGGCTTCGAAGTTATCGGGGCGACAGTTATCGTTGAAGGTGATGCGACTCGTGGTACTGTTACCGACATTGACGGTAATTATACCCTAACTGATGTGCCGGCAAGTGGAAACCTGCAAATCAGTTATGTTGGTATGAGAACACAGGTAGTTCCGGTTAATGGCAGAACAACAATCGACATTGTTCTGGCAACAGACACAGAACTTCTGGACGAGGTAGTAGTGGTAGGTTACGGTACTCAGAAAAAAGTGAACGTTACCGGATCTGTATCTGCTATCGACTCAAAATCATTAGAATCAAGACCTGTACAGAATGTATCCCAGGCTCTTCAAGGTGTTATACCGGGATTGAACTTGACACAATCCAGTGGAGTTGGTGGAACACTTGACAGCCAGATGTCTATTAATATTCGTGGAGCAGGTACAATTGGAAGTGGCTCCAACTCATCACCTCTTATTTTAATTGATGGTGTAGAAGGAAACATTAATGCAATCAACCCTGCTGATATTGAGAGTATCTCTGTACTGAAAGATGCTGCATCTTCATCTATTTATGGTGCACGTGCAGCTTTTGGTGTTATTCTTGTAACGACTAAATCAGGTAAGAGCGGGAAGCCAAGTATTTCATATCAGGCTAATATCCGTTTTTCAGATGCTAATCAGGTACCTAAGATGCTTGATTCATACAGATTTGCTCAGTACTTCAACGAAGCTGCAAGAAATTCGGGACAGGGAGCTATTTTCTCTGAAGAGGCACTGCAGAACATACTTGACTATCAGGCTTACCAGAATGGAACATTCACAGGTGAGCTGACTGACAGAAACAGAGACGCCGTAATGTATGGAACTACTGCAGGAAGCAATAACAGATGGCTTCTGTACGGTGGTGCTAATGCAAACACTGACTGGTTTGCTGAAATGTATCGTGACTGGGTACCATCACAGGAACACAATATGAGTGTTAGTGGTGGTAGTGATAAAATAACGTATTTAATAAGTGGGAACTTCCTTGATCTGAATGGGTTGATTCGTCATGGAAAAGACAATTTCAACCGTTATTCTATAAATGGAAAGATATCTGCAGAACTTGCAGATTGGGTAACTCTGAATTACAGCAGTCGTTGGGTACGTGAAGAGTATTCAAGACCTTCTTATATGACTGGCCTGTTCTTCCATAACATTGCAAGACGTTGGCCTACAAACCCTGTAATTGACCCTAATGGTCACTATCATGAAGGTAATGAAATCCTTCAGATGAGAGATGGTGGTGTTGATAAAAGCGAGAAAGATTATCTGTACCAGCAGCTACAGTTTGTATTTGAACCTGTAAAAGACTGGTATATCAGAGCAGAAGGTAACTACAATACAATCAATCGTTTTAACCACTGGGATGTATTGCCTATTTATGGATATGATACAAACAATCAGCCATTTGCTGCTCCATGGCAAGGTGGTGACGCAGGCAAATCCAACATTTATGAAGGTGCTACTAAAGACAACTTCGCTTCTGTAAATGTATACTCAGACTACACTTTTTCTCTTGCTGATGCTCACACATTCACTGTAATGGGTGGTACAAATATCGACTTGATGAAAACAAGAAACCTGGGTGGTTCAAAACAGGACTTAATAACTCCTCTGGTTCCAACACTTAATACTGCTACCAATCCGACACCAAGTATCTCTGGCGGGTACGGACACTGGGCAAATCTTGGTTTCTTCAGCAGATTAAACTATAACTACAAAGAAAAATATCTTTTCGAAGCTAACGTAAGACGTGACGGATCTTCAAGATTCGTTGGTGATAAGAGATGGGGTACTTTCCCTTCATTCTCTGTTGGATGGAATATGGCTCATGAAGATTTCTTCGCTCCACTTGCTGACAAAATAAGCATGTTTAAACTAAGAGCATCTTGGGGTCAGCTTGGAAATATGAATACAAGCAGTTGGTATCCATTCTTCCTGTCAATGCCTGTTAGTTCAAGTGCAGGTAATTGGTTAGTTGATGGCAGAAAACCAAACATCTCTTCTGCTCCTGGAATTGTAAGCTCATTAATGACATGGGAAACTATTCAGTCTTGGAACCTTGGTTTGGACTGGAACTCACTCAATGGACGTTTTACAGGTGCATTTGATGTCTTTAACCGTACAACAAAGGATATGATTGGACCTGCACCAGAATTGTCTTCTATCTTAGGTACAGGCGTTCCAAGAGTTAACAACGCAGACATGGAGTCTTACGGTTGGGAGCTTGAGGTTAACTGGAGAGATATGATCCAGGATTTCTCATATGGTGTGAAGCTTGTACTTTCTGATGACCAGCAAAGAATTACTCGTTATCCAAATGATACTTATAGCTTAAGTACATGGTATAACGGTCGTATGAACGGTGAAATATGGGGTTATACAACAGAAGGAATTGCAAAATCTGATGCAGAGATGCAAGCCCACTTAGAAAACAACAGACCTGTATGGGGAAGTAACTGGGCTGCTGGTGATGTTATGTATAAAGACCTGAATGGCGATGGTGTTGTAAACAATGGAGCTAACACTCTTGATGATCATGGAGATATGACCATAATTGGCAACAGCATTCCTCGCTATAAGTTTGGTGTTACTCTTGATGCAGCATGGAAAGGAATCGACTTAAGAGTATTCTTCCAGGGAGTAGGAAAAAGAGACTATATGCTTGGCGGACCATATTTCTGGGGTGCTTCAGGAGGTATGTGGCAATCAACCGCCTTCGAAGAGCATTGGGATTTCTTCCGTGACGAAGACAACCCTCTTGGAGCAAACTTAGATGCATATTATCCAAGACCACTTTTCTCAGGCGAAGGAAAGAACCAGTACACACAAACAAGATATCTGCAGAATGCAGCATATCTGAGACTTAAGAATATTCAACTAGGATATACCTTACCAAGCAGTATTGTTAATAAAGCTGGTATGCAGAATGTACGTTTTTATATCTCAGGTGATAACCTTTTGACTTTATCAGAGATTACAGGTGTATTTGATCCTGAACTCCTTGGTGGAGACTGGGGTAACGGTAAACTATACCCACTTAGCAAGGTTATTTCTGTTGGTTTGAATATTAACTTTTAA
- a CDS encoding RagB/SusD family nutrient uptake outer membrane protein, which yields MNTIYKHFLLIIGVLVLSLTSCEDFLDREPLDQVGPNQFLSSESDLASFPINYYSSLFSTHGGWSTGIGRLDDHTDNQATSNPNLGLYEPGNRLVPQNGDLGFGNIRAFNFFLQEVLPKRTDNALSGNTLMIDHYIGEVYMLRAMAYFDRLKTYGDFPIVTTVLPDQEEILVAAAERKPRNLVARQIISDLDSAILLMQNGVSNKTRLTKDAALLAKSRVALYEASFLNYHRGTPRVPGEAGWPGASMSYNSGFSINLDSEIDWFLDQAMDAAKQVADKIELTANSGVLNPPSRAEFAGWNPYFDMFSSRDMGKFDEILFWRQYDLSLSITHGVTIYIERGANTGLTKGFVDGFLMKNGLPIYAQGSEYKGDTFITDLKENRDERLQLFLFDEDDPVHIKSDSAIFTAPLIINLQEVRDVTGYRSRKFMNYDPSEAPGSDLTATAGSPIFRAAEAYLNYIEASYMKKGTIDAVADRYWRALRTRAGVDADYNKTITATDMSIEALGDWGAYSGGTLVDPTLYNIRRERRNEYLSEGIRYDDLIRWRAMDQVKNYIIEGFNLWDEAYKNSIYTDPKPGEVTSAGLVDDGSSDANVSSRDLSKYLRPYQILNSSTNTIFNGYNWSEANYLAPIPFRQMQLASPDGTADNSNLYQNPYWPAQPNAKAER from the coding sequence ATGAATACTATATATAAACATTTTTTATTAATTATTGGAGTATTGGTTCTATCTCTCACTTCTTGTGAGGACTTCCTGGACAGAGAGCCTCTGGACCAGGTTGGACCAAACCAATTCCTCAGTTCTGAAAGCGATCTTGCTTCATTTCCCATTAACTATTACTCTTCTTTGTTCAGCACTCATGGTGGATGGAGCACAGGTATAGGCCGTTTGGATGACCACACTGACAATCAGGCTACATCAAATCCTAATCTTGGTTTATATGAACCGGGAAACCGTTTGGTTCCACAAAATGGTGACTTAGGTTTTGGAAATATCAGGGCATTTAACTTCTTCCTTCAGGAGGTGTTACCAAAAAGAACTGACAATGCACTTTCAGGAAACACACTGATGATAGATCACTATATTGGTGAAGTATATATGCTAAGAGCAATGGCTTATTTTGACAGACTAAAAACCTATGGTGACTTCCCAATTGTAACCACAGTTCTTCCTGATCAGGAGGAGATTCTGGTTGCAGCAGCTGAACGTAAGCCACGTAATCTTGTTGCACGTCAAATAATTTCTGACCTGGACTCTGCAATATTACTTATGCAGAATGGTGTATCGAATAAAACAAGACTCACCAAAGATGCAGCACTCTTAGCTAAATCAAGAGTAGCACTTTATGAAGCATCTTTCCTTAATTATCACAGAGGCACACCACGTGTACCGGGTGAAGCAGGCTGGCCGGGTGCTTCTATGAGCTACAACAGCGGTTTCTCAATCAATCTTGATAGTGAGATCGACTGGTTCCTGGATCAAGCTATGGATGCAGCAAAACAGGTCGCAGATAAAATTGAGTTAACAGCTAACTCTGGTGTATTAAATCCTCCTTCAAGAGCAGAATTTGCAGGATGGAATCCATATTTTGACATGTTCTCTTCAAGAGACATGGGTAAATTCGATGAAATATTATTCTGGCGTCAATATGATCTTTCACTTTCTATTACACATGGTGTAACTATATATATTGAAAGAGGAGCAAATACAGGATTAACAAAAGGTTTTGTTGATGGCTTCCTGATGAAGAACGGTCTGCCTATCTATGCACAAGGTTCAGAATACAAAGGAGATACATTCATCACTGATCTGAAAGAGAATCGTGATGAGCGTCTTCAGCTTTTCCTTTTTGATGAAGATGATCCAGTACACATTAAGAGTGATTCAGCCATCTTTACTGCACCGCTGATTATCAACCTTCAGGAGGTTAGAGACGTTACAGGTTACAGATCAAGAAAATTCATGAACTATGATCCTTCTGAAGCACCGGGTTCTGATTTGACAGCAACTGCAGGTTCTCCAATCTTCCGTGCTGCAGAAGCTTATCTGAACTATATAGAGGCTTCTTACATGAAGAAAGGAACTATTGATGCTGTTGCAGACAGATACTGGAGAGCTTTGAGAACAAGAGCCGGTGTTGATGCTGATTACAATAAAACTATTACTGCTACAGATATGAGTATTGAGGCTCTGGGTGACTGGGGTGCATATTCAGGTGGTACTTTGGTTGATCCTACTCTTTATAACATCCGTCGTGAACGCAGAAATGAATATCTGAGTGAAGGTATTCGTTATGATGACCTTATCAGATGGAGAGCTATGGATCAGGTTAAAAACTATATAATTGAAGGATTCAATTTATGGGATGAGGCATATAAGAACTCTATCTATACAGATCCTAAACCAGGTGAAGTGACAAGTGCAGGATTGGTTGATGATGGTAGTTCAGATGCTAATGTTTCAAGTAGAGACTTAAGTAAATATCTGCGTCCATATCAGATTCTGAATTCATCTACAAATACAATATTTAATGGTTACAACTGGTCGGAAGCCAATTATCTGGCACCAATTCCATTTAGACAGATGCAGCTTGCCTCACCTGATGGAACAGCAGATAATTCAAATCTGTATCAGAATCCATATTGGCCGGCACAACCAAATGCTAAGGCAGAAAGATAA
- a CDS encoding GatB/YqeY domain-containing protein, translating to MTLFDTITEEIKKAMLAKDKVRLDALRGVKKEFLEAKTAKGAADELADDKAIAILQKMVKQRKESAEIYKEQGREDLAETEIEQMKVIQEYLPKQLSKEEIEAEVMRIIADTGASTMKDMGRVMGIATKELGGKADGGTISAIVRQKLS from the coding sequence ATGACACTATTCGATACTATCACAGAAGAGATAAAAAAAGCAATGCTGGCTAAAGATAAGGTCCGTCTTGATGCATTAAGAGGGGTAAAGAAAGAGTTTCTGGAAGCTAAGACTGCTAAAGGTGCAGCAGATGAACTTGCAGATGATAAAGCAATAGCTATTCTTCAAAAGATGGTAAAACAACGCAAGGAGAGTGCTGAAATATATAAAGAGCAGGGTAGGGAAGATCTGGCAGAAACTGAGATTGAGCAGATGAAGGTTATCCAGGAATATTTACCTAAACAGCTTTCAAAAGAAGAAATAGAGGCAGAAGTCATGAGAATAATTGCCGACACAGGTGCTTCCACTATGAAAGATATGGGAAGAGTTATGGGTATAGCCACAAAAGAACTTGGTGGAAAAGCTGATGGTGGAACCATTTCTGCTATCGTGAGACAAAAGTTGTCTTAA
- the ftsZ gene encoding cell division protein FtsZ, translating into MDYDLLDFQIESHTDAIIKVIGVGGGGGNAVNHMFREGIHNVSFALCNTDNQALMESPVPVKVQLGTTTTGGLGAGNKPEIARKAAEESVDLIEDLLNDGTRMVFITAGMGGGTGTGAAPVIARVAKELGILTVGIVTIPFVFEGSRKIVQALKGVEEIAKNVDALLVINNERLRDIYSDLTVLNAFAKADDTLTTAAKSIAEIITVHGHVNLDFADVNTTLKDGGVAIMSSGKGTGSDRINEAIKDALHSPLLNNNDVFNSKKILINLCFGEENPLMMEEMNALHDFMSKFSNDIEVIWGAAVDESLDKEVKVTLLATGFSINNVPGIEEIKLEESKADELQRKIQEDEERKREIKDKELIEKYYGKAGLETLSANNYRQEPFILTLEELDDDKILEALEKNPVFKRDRTFNPRTYHIDKLNQSATLFD; encoded by the coding sequence ATGGATTACGATTTATTAGATTTTCAAATAGAGAGTCATACAGACGCAATTATTAAAGTAATTGGTGTTGGTGGAGGTGGCGGTAACGCCGTAAATCATATGTTCAGAGAAGGTATTCATAATGTCTCATTTGCATTATGTAATACAGATAATCAGGCTTTGATGGAATCTCCGGTACCTGTAAAAGTTCAGTTAGGTACAACTACAACCGGTGGATTAGGTGCCGGGAACAAACCTGAAATCGCCAGAAAAGCCGCTGAAGAGAGTGTGGATCTGATTGAAGATCTGCTTAACGATGGTACACGCATGGTATTTATTACTGCGGGAATGGGTGGTGGAACCGGAACTGGAGCAGCCCCTGTAATTGCCCGTGTAGCCAAAGAGTTAGGTATTCTTACAGTAGGAATTGTTACTATACCTTTTGTGTTCGAAGGATCCAGAAAAATTGTTCAGGCTCTAAAAGGTGTAGAAGAGATTGCCAAGAATGTAGATGCTTTGCTTGTAATAAACAACGAACGTCTGCGTGATATATATAGTGATCTTACTGTACTTAATGCATTTGCCAAAGCTGATGATACTCTTACCACTGCTGCAAAGAGCATTGCGGAAATCATCACTGTACATGGTCATGTTAATCTCGACTTTGCTGATGTAAATACTACATTAAAAGATGGTGGAGTGGCCATAATGAGTAGTGGAAAAGGAACAGGAAGTGACCGTATTAATGAGGCTATAAAAGACGCTCTGCACTCTCCTCTGCTCAACAATAACGATGTTTTCAACTCTAAGAAAATATTGATAAATCTCTGCTTTGGAGAAGAAAATCCTTTGATGATGGAAGAGATGAATGCACTTCATGATTTTATGTCAAAATTCAGTAATGATATTGAAGTAATCTGGGGTGCTGCAGTTGATGAATCACTGGATAAAGAGGTTAAGGTGACGCTGCTGGCGACTGGATTCTCAATTAATAATGTTCCCGGTATAGAAGAGATTAAACTGGAAGAGAGTAAAGCTGATGAGCTACAGCGTAAGATTCAGGAAGATGAAGAGCGAAAACGCGAGATCAAAGATAAGGAGCTTATTGAGAAGTATTATGGAAAAGCCGGATTGGAAACTCTTTCAGCAAACAATTACAGACAGGAGCCATTTATACTTACTTTAGAGGAGCTGGACGATGATAAGATTCTGGAGGCTTTGGAGAAGAACCCGGTATTTAAAAGGGATAGAACTTTTAATCCCAGAACATATCATATAGATAAACTTAACCAGTCGGCTACTCTGTTCGACTAA
- the ftsA gene encoding cell division protein FtsA — protein sequence MTQSEFIAVIDLGTYKIKGVVARRNDNNVFSILESKTIDSGNSIRRGMVYNIEETGASVRKLMTMLENSIDQKIGKVYVSLNGQSLHTMEVRDTKQLSTGGIVSEEVIKQLQESAEKFTPDLKRNYAVADVEYYIDGKQELNPVGVAGTQIEAAYRIVTGRPNLLSNIEKSFSDKAKLPIAGYVIGALASAAIALNDEEKELGCAFVDFGAGTTTLSIYKNGILKRMVVIPFGGKNITKDICALNITENDAEQLKIKFGKAYENHESPFFTSPFSSKPDVDLTELNRVIGLRLDEISANLKEQIRLSGLENELGSGMIITGGASQLKNMTDYLTHKFKMPVRKATAKKTFINNASELINDPSFTQVLGMLLFGKESCHYEDRHVYNEYDEEEFSKESEKKEYRETAKAVKKTKKTQKPGLFSKFGDMFENMFSDEDE from the coding sequence ATGACGCAATCAGAATTTATAGCTGTAATAGATCTGGGAACATATAAAATAAAAGGTGTTGTTGCTCGCAGGAACGACAATAATGTTTTTTCAATACTCGAAAGTAAAACCATTGATTCTGGCAACTCAATACGCAGAGGTATGGTTTACAACATTGAAGAAACCGGAGCAAGTGTCAGGAAATTAATGACTATGCTTGAAAACAGTATAGATCAAAAAATAGGTAAAGTATATGTTTCTCTTAACGGACAGTCACTGCATACTATGGAGGTCAGGGACACAAAACAGCTCTCTACCGGTGGAATAGTGTCCGAAGAAGTGATCAAACAGTTACAGGAGTCTGCCGAGAAATTTACTCCCGATCTGAAAAGAAATTATGCTGTCGCAGATGTTGAATATTATATTGATGGTAAGCAGGAACTTAACCCAGTAGGTGTTGCTGGTACGCAAATAGAAGCAGCTTACAGGATTGTAACAGGCAGACCCAATTTACTGTCTAATATTGAGAAAAGCTTTAGTGATAAAGCTAAACTCCCAATTGCCGGATATGTTATAGGTGCTCTAGCGTCAGCTGCTATAGCATTGAACGATGAAGAAAAAGAGCTGGGTTGTGCATTTGTTGATTTCGGTGCAGGCACTACCACTCTATCAATATATAAAAATGGGATTTTAAAGAGGATGGTTGTGATTCCTTTTGGTGGTAAGAATATCACTAAAGATATATGTGCGTTGAATATAACTGAAAATGACGCAGAGCAATTAAAAATTAAGTTCGGAAAAGCATATGAGAATCACGAAAGTCCTTTTTTCACATCACCATTCTCTTCAAAGCCTGATGTAGATCTAACAGAGCTCAACAGGGTGATTGGATTACGACTTGATGAAATTTCTGCAAACCTTAAAGAGCAGATCAGACTTTCAGGTCTCGAGAATGAACTGGGTTCCGGAATGATAATTACGGGGGGCGCATCACAATTAAAGAATATGACTGATTACTTGACTCACAAGTTCAAGATGCCTGTAAGAAAAGCAACAGCTAAAAAAACTTTTATAAATAATGCTTCTGAACTTATCAATGACCCCTCATTTACTCAGGTTTTAGGGATGTTGTTGTTTGGTAAAGAGAGCTGTCACTATGAGGATCGCCATGTTTATAATGAATATGACGAAGAGGAATTCTCTAAAGAAAGTGAGAAAAAAGAGTATAGAGAAACTGCAAAAGCAGTGAAGAAGACCAAGAAAACTCAAAAACCGGGTCTCTTTTCAAAATTCGGCGATATGTTTGAGAATATGTTTTCTGATGAGGATGAATAA
- a CDS encoding cell division protein FtsQ/DivIB: protein MKKILVIFIALAVVGYLIFSADYFRESSHNSVCEEFVVIVKDSTQTQFVTAREVEDLVKKYKLYPVGKPFKEINTLAIRDTIIGNRLIESADVFITSSSTIVATIRQREPILRVVSDIKGNFYVDKDRKIMPVSSSFAVYVPIATGVIDEEFAQNELYDFAMFLRNNSEWDAWIEQIVVRSDNEVVLIPRAGDFKIIMGDIDDYHSKLDKFARFVDGGLNVVGWNRYSEINLKYENQVVCTRK, encoded by the coding sequence GTGAAGAAAATCCTTGTCATATTCATTGCTCTGGCAGTTGTTGGTTACCTGATATTTTCAGCTGACTATTTCAGGGAATCATCACACAACAGTGTTTGTGAAGAGTTTGTTGTTATCGTAAAAGATAGTACACAAACCCAGTTTGTAACAGCCAGAGAAGTAGAGGATTTAGTGAAGAAGTATAAACTTTATCCGGTAGGGAAACCTTTTAAAGAGATAAATACACTGGCTATTCGTGATACAATTATTGGCAACAGACTAATTGAATCTGCTGATGTATTTATTACTTCAAGTTCTACAATTGTAGCAACAATACGACAGAGAGAACCAATTCTTAGAGTAGTTTCTGATATAAAAGGAAATTTTTATGTAGATAAGGATCGAAAGATAATGCCCGTCTCTTCTAGTTTTGCTGTTTATGTGCCAATTGCAACTGGTGTAATAGATGAGGAATTTGCTCAAAACGAACTGTATGATTTTGCAATGTTCCTTAGGAATAATTCCGAATGGGATGCGTGGATCGAACAGATAGTGGTTAGGAGTGATAACGAAGTGGTATTAATTCCCAGAGCTGGTGATTTTAAGATAATTATGGGAGATATTGATGATTATCACTCCAAGTTGGATAAATTCGCTCGTTTCGTTGATGGAGGATTAAATGTTGTTGGATGGAACCGTTATTCCGAAATTAATTTAAAGTATGAAAATCAAGTTGTGTGCACCAGAAAATAG
- the murC gene encoding UDP-N-acetylmuramate--L-alanine ligase has product MEYNNIYFIGIGGIGMSNLARYFLSKNKKVGGYDRTETLLTETLSKEGALVHYEDSITQIPDHFKDKNDTLIVFTPAVPASHSELNWFKDNGFKVIKRAQLLGEITRSSKAICIAGTHGKTTVSSMTAHLFRQSHVDCNAFLGGILKNYDTNLLLSGKSNVTVAEADEYDRSFHWLTPEIAIITSADPDHLDIYGDEQSYRESFEKFTSLIKPGGHLILKKGVAVTPNVNDRVKVWTYSENEGDFHAENIRSGNGETVFDLVSPIENIQDISLGVPVRINIENGIAAIAAAQLSGVTAEEIRRAMSSFEGVSRRFDYRIKSNQIVYIDDYAHHPNELKAAIESIKSLYPNKKVTAVFQPHLYSRTRDFANEFASSLSLLEDVILLDIYPARELPLEGVTSQIIFEKITTAEKLLCSKNELPELIKNKPMEVFVTFGAGDIDRLVPEIEKILRDRYLSKV; this is encoded by the coding sequence ATGGAGTATAATAATATATATTTTATAGGGATAGGTGGGATAGGCATGAGTAATCTTGCCCGCTATTTTCTTTCAAAAAATAAAAAAGTGGGAGGTTATGATCGTACGGAAACACTACTCACCGAAACTCTTTCAAAAGAGGGTGCTTTAGTTCATTACGAAGACTCCATAACTCAGATTCCAGATCATTTTAAAGATAAGAATGACACCCTGATTGTTTTCACACCTGCTGTTCCTGCATCACATAGCGAATTAAACTGGTTTAAGGATAATGGTTTTAAGGTAATTAAACGTGCTCAGCTTTTAGGTGAAATAACCAGGTCCAGTAAGGCTATCTGTATTGCTGGTACTCACGGAAAGACAACTGTATCAAGTATGACAGCCCACCTATTTCGTCAATCACATGTGGATTGTAATGCATTTTTAGGCGGGATACTAAAAAACTATGATACCAACCTGCTGCTTTCCGGTAAAAGTAATGTAACTGTTGCTGAAGCTGATGAATATGACAGATCTTTTCACTGGCTCACACCTGAAATTGCAATTATTACATCAGCCGATCCGGACCATCTGGATATTTATGGTGATGAACAATCTTACAGAGAGAGCTTCGAGAAATTTACATCACTTATAAAACCTGGTGGACATCTTATTCTTAAAAAAGGAGTAGCCGTTACACCAAATGTAAACGATAGAGTGAAAGTATGGACATATTCAGAAAATGAGGGTGACTTCCATGCAGAGAATATCAGATCGGGAAATGGAGAAACAGTTTTTGATCTCGTTTCGCCAATTGAGAATATTCAAGATATCTCACTTGGAGTGCCGGTAAGGATAAATATTGAAAATGGTATAGCAGCCATTGCAGCAGCTCAGCTAAGTGGAGTAACAGCAGAAGAGATTCGTCGTGCAATGAGCTCTTTTGAAGGTGTAAGCAGACGTTTCGATTACAGGATAAAAAGTAATCAGATAGTATATATCGATGATTATGCACACCATCCGAATGAACTTAAGGCAGCTATAGAATCGATAAAATCACTCTACCCGAACAAAAAGGTAACAGCTGTTTTTCAACCACACCTTTATTCCCGGACACGTGATTTTGCAAATGAATTTGCCTCTAGTCTCTCACTTCTGGAAGATGTTATATTACTGGATATTTATCCTGCCAGAGAATTACCTCTCGAAGGAGTTACCTCTCAAATAATATTTGAGAAGATAACAACAGCTGAGAAACTGCTTTGTAGTAAAAATGAACTTCCTGAACTGATTAAGAATAAGCCTATGGAAGTCTTTGTTACATTTGGTGCAGGAGATATCGACCGTTTGGTGCCCGAAATAGAAAAAATATTAAGAGATAGGTATTTGAGTAAGGTATAA